From Thermodesulfobacteriota bacterium:
AGGGCGAGGAGGCTCTTGAAGGGCGCGACTCCGTTCGTAAAGTCCAACAACAGGGCCGTTGTAACGGCCTTGAGGGAGGTGGCCGCGGGTAAGGTGGTTCCGGAAGGGGAAGCGAAGAAGAAAAAGTAGAGGGGACGCTTGTCCCTGTACCGATC
This genomic window contains:
- the rpoZ gene encoding DNA-directed RNA polymerase subunit omega, coding for MARISIEDCLEKVPSRFTLVHLAAQRARRLLKGATPFVKSNNRAVVTALREVAAGKVVPEGEAKKKK